The Thalassophryne amazonica chromosome 13, fThaAma1.1, whole genome shotgun sequence genome window below encodes:
- the gclc gene encoding glutamate--cysteine ligase catalytic subunit has translation MGRDEVEYMLVELDDKDEKVRLVLNGGDVLDILQDQGEKINPNHPTLWRPEYSSYMIEGTPGQPYGGTMSEFNTVEGNMGKRRREASSVLNPNESLCTITAFPRLGCAGFTKPEYRPTPVEKGRCQSHCFCPDEAISRHPRFSTLTRNIRHRRGEKVVINVPIFKDKCTPSPFVEEFPEDDGEAARAALPDHIYMDAMGFGMGNCCLQVTFQACSIDEARYLYDQLATFCPIVMALSAASPFYRGYVSDIDCRWGVISASVDDRTQEERGLKPLKNNKYRIFKSRYDSIDSYLSCCGEKYNDINLTIDEGIYKQLLGAGIDKLLAQHIAHLFIRDPLSVFEEKIHLDDENESDHFENLQSTNWQTMRFKPPPPNSDIGWRVEFRPMEVQLTDFENSAYVVFVVLLTRVILSYKLDFLIPLSKVDENMKVAQKRNAVLEGMFYFRKDIYKGCVPVLDGVACAQNGLEPDCGNEEYTLMSIDTIINGKEGVFQGLIPILNCYLENMEVDVDTRCTILNYLKLIKKRASGELMTMAKWMREFVASHPEYKQDSVITDKINYDFFRKCDRIGKGEEPCPELIGNPVNKVK, from the exons TCACCCCACACTTTGGAGACCAGAGTATAGCAGCTACATGATTGAAGGAACTCCAGGTCAGCCTTATGGTGGGACAATGTCAGAGTTTAACACAGTTGAAGGCAACATGGGCAAGCGAAGGAGGGAGGCATCATCTGTCCTCAACCCCAATGAATCCCTCTGCACAATTACTGCATTCCCAAG GTTAGGTTGTGCAGGTTTCACAAAGCCCGAGTACCGACCGACACCTGTTGAAAAGGGAAGGTGTCAAAGTCACTGTTTTTGTCCAGATGAAGCCATCAGCAGACACCCGAGATTCAG CACTCTTACAAGAAACATTCGTCATAGAAGAGGAGAGAAAGTTGTCATTAATGTGCCAA TCTTCAAAGATAAATGCACTCCTTCTCCATTTGTGGAGGAGTTTCCTGAGGATGATGGTGAAGCAGCCAGAGCGGCTCTGCCTGACCACATTTATATGGACGCCATGGGCTTTGGCATGGGCAACTGCTGTCTTCAG GTTACATTCCAAGCTTGTAGCATTGATGAGGCAAGATATCTTTATGACCAACTAGCCACTTTCTGCCCCATTGTG ATGGCACTGAGTGCAGCCTCGCCCTTCTACAGAGGTTATGTGTCGGATATCGATTGTCGCTGGGGAGTTATTTCTGCCTCGGTGGATGACCGGACACAGGAGGAACGTGGACTGAAG CctttgaaaaacaacaaatacagaatCTTCAAATCAAGGTATGACTCGATTGACAGCTACTTATCCTGCTGTGGTGAGAAGTACAATGACATCAATTTAACAATCGACGAGGGGATCTACAAGCAGCTGCTCGGCGCAG GAATTGACAAACTGTTGGCCCAACATATAGCACACCTCTTTATTAGGGATCCGCTTTCCGTCTTTGAAGAGAAAATACATTTGGATGATGAAAACGAGTCCGACCACTTTGAG AACCTGCAATCGACAAACTGGCAGACGATGAGATTTAAACCACCTCCTCCAAACTCTGATATTGGCTGGAGAGTTGAGTTCCGCCCCATGGAG GTGCAGCTGACCGACTTTGAAAACTCTGCCTACGTGGTGTTTGTCGTTCTGCTCACCAGAGTGATCTTGTCCTACAAGCTGGACTTCCTGATCCCCTTATCGAAG GTTGATGAGAACATGAAGGTCGCGCAGAAGAGAAACGCTGTCCTTGAAGGCATGTTTTACTTCAGGAAGGACATctacaaag GCTGTGTCCCAGTTCTAGACGGAGTCGCCTGTGCTCAGAATGGCTTGGAGCCAGACTGCGGTAACGAGGAATACACGCTGATGAGTATTGACACCATCATCAACGGGAAG GAGGGAGTTTTTCAAGGACTTATCCCCATTCTGAACTGCTATCTGGAAAACATGGAGGTTGACGTTGACACCAGGTGCACGATTTTAAACTACCTGAAACTCATCAAGAAACGTGCCTCAG GTGAGCTGATGACCATGGCAAAGTGGATGCGGGAGTTTGTTGCCAGTCACCCTGAGTACAAGCAGGACAGTGTCATAACCGACAAGATCAACTACGACTTTTTCCGAAAGTGCGACAGGATTGGAAAAGGTGAAGAGCCATGCCCCGAGCTCATCGGAAACCCTGTGAATAAGGTCAAATGA